A stretch of the Vigna radiata var. radiata cultivar VC1973A chromosome 7, Vradiata_ver6, whole genome shotgun sequence genome encodes the following:
- the LOC106766701 gene encoding uncharacterized protein LOC106766701 isoform X4, translating to MYWNLLLCWMDWDENYMNVCTKISMALFVDIIRLLPRLGRANYGNSAIGGEVLTDCLMKSLESKARIRHCPTYENENPAYGDPTLVLPAAATHRDPGICGLIEVSRRGSLAHCYCSNCPCRVRCRTDRQGKLVWAKTRTARLYHQARRLQE from the exons ATGTATTGGAATTTATTATTGTGTTGGATGGATTGGGATGAAAACTACATGAATGTATGTACGAAAATTTCTATGGCTCTGTTCGTTGACATCATCCGTCTTCTTCCAAGACTTGGTCGAGCAAACTATGGCAACTCTGCAATTGGAGGAGAAGTTCTTACAGATTGCTTGATGAAAAGCTTGGAAAGCAAGG CAAGAATTAGACACTGCCCTACTTACGAAAATGAAAACCCAGCCTACGGTGACCCTACCCTAGTCCTGCCGGCGGCCGCTACCCACCGTGACCCTGGCATTTGTGGTCTGATCGAGGTTAGTCGTCGAGGGTCCCTGGCACATTGCTATTGCTCCAATTGTCCTTGTCGTGTTCGTTGCCGCACCGATCGTCAAG GGAAGCTTGTCTGGGCAAAGACAAGGACAGCCCGTCTTTATCACCAAGCTAGAA GGTTACAGGAATAA
- the LOC106766702 gene encoding uncharacterized protein LOC106766702, whose protein sequence is MGRGRGKGKKQSVMAEDPGSEEDKVPAYRRRGRPLKPLTAEIEEVEVTEIIEKDEENVKGNGSTNELKTQPITINKRKRKRSTQVKEKIDPMKDDNGILAKSSPDDSIKSTGFWQNGSQRKNKPRRAAEAGVDCK, encoded by the coding sequence ATGGGTAGAGGCAGAGGAAAAGGGAAGAAGCAATCTGTTATGGCTGAGGATCCTGGAAGTGAAGAGGATAAAGTCCCAGCTTacagaagaagaggaagacctCTGAAGCCACTGACTGCTGAAATTGAAGAAGTGGAAGTAACTGAAATTatagagaaagatgaggagaatgTCAAGGGTAATGGCTCTACCAATGAGTTGAAAACTCAACCTAtcacaataaataaaaggaaaaggaagagaTCTACACAGGTTAAAGAAAAGATAGATCCCATGAAAGACGATAATGGCATCCTAGCAAAGTCAAGCCCTGATGATTCAATAAAGTCTACCGGATTCTGGCAGAATGGGAGCCAGCGTAAGAACAAGCCTCGCCGTGCTGCGGAGGCCGGGGTAGATTGCAAGTAA
- the LOC106766105 gene encoding uncharacterized protein LOC106766105 has product MDRNWINLPRISAEYERGVEEFIQFKLEDMIRXVGAKIFAKAHVYDTMSTDAETPLYVGSTKFTRLSAVLRLVNLKASNG; this is encoded by the exons atggatcgaaattggattaatttaccacgtattagtgctgagtacgagagaggtgtagaggaatttatacaattt aaattggaggacatgatccgcgNTGTTGGCGCAAAAatttttgccaaagctcatgtgtatgacacgatgtcgactgatgcggaaacacctttgtatgtcggttcaactaagttcacacgtttgtcagcTGTGTTAAGGCTCGTGAATTTAAAGGCGAGCAATGGATga
- the LOC106766701 gene encoding uncharacterized protein LOC106766701 isoform X1: MYWNLLLCWMDWDENYMNVCTKISMALFVDIIRLLPRLGRANYGNSAIGGEVLTDCLMKSLESKGITMGVNWKLCLFCKARIRHCPTYENENPAYGDPTLVLPAAATHRDPGICGLIEVSRRGSLAHCYCSNCPCRVRCRTDRQGKLVWAKTRTARLYHQARRLQE, encoded by the exons ATGTATTGGAATTTATTATTGTGTTGGATGGATTGGGATGAAAACTACATGAATGTATGTACGAAAATTTCTATGGCTCTGTTCGTTGACATCATCCGTCTTCTTCCAAGACTTGGTCGAGCAAACTATGGCAACTCTGCAATTGGAGGAGAAGTTCTTACAGATTGCTTGATGAAAAGCTTGGAAAGCAAGGGTATTACGATGGGTG TTAACTGGAAACTGTGCTTATTTTGTAAAGCAAGAATTAGACACTGCCCTACTTACGAAAATGAAAACCCAGCCTACGGTGACCCTACCCTAGTCCTGCCGGCGGCCGCTACCCACCGTGACCCTGGCATTTGTGGTCTGATCGAGGTTAGTCGTCGAGGGTCCCTGGCACATTGCTATTGCTCCAATTGTCCTTGTCGTGTTCGTTGCCGCACCGATCGTCAAG GGAAGCTTGTCTGGGCAAAGACAAGGACAGCCCGTCTTTATCACCAAGCTAGAA GGTTACAGGAATAA
- the LOC106766701 gene encoding uncharacterized protein LOC106766701 isoform X3 translates to MYWNLLLCWMDWDENYMNVCTKISMALFVDIIRLLPRLGRANYGNSAIGGEVLTDCLMKSLESKGITMGARIRHCPTYENENPAYGDPTLVLPAAATHRDPGICGLIEVSRRGSLAHCYCSNCPCRVRCRTDRQGKLVWAKTRTARLYHQARRLQE, encoded by the exons ATGTATTGGAATTTATTATTGTGTTGGATGGATTGGGATGAAAACTACATGAATGTATGTACGAAAATTTCTATGGCTCTGTTCGTTGACATCATCCGTCTTCTTCCAAGACTTGGTCGAGCAAACTATGGCAACTCTGCAATTGGAGGAGAAGTTCTTACAGATTGCTTGATGAAAAGCTTGGAAAGCAAGGGTATTACGATGGGTG CAAGAATTAGACACTGCCCTACTTACGAAAATGAAAACCCAGCCTACGGTGACCCTACCCTAGTCCTGCCGGCGGCCGCTACCCACCGTGACCCTGGCATTTGTGGTCTGATCGAGGTTAGTCGTCGAGGGTCCCTGGCACATTGCTATTGCTCCAATTGTCCTTGTCGTGTTCGTTGCCGCACCGATCGTCAAG GGAAGCTTGTCTGGGCAAAGACAAGGACAGCCCGTCTTTATCACCAAGCTAGAA GGTTACAGGAATAA
- the LOC106766701 gene encoding uncharacterized protein LOC106766701 isoform X2, protein MYWNLLLCWMDWDENYMNVCTKISMALFVDIIRLLPRLGRANYGNSAIGGEVLTDCLMKSLESKVNWKLCLFCKARIRHCPTYENENPAYGDPTLVLPAAATHRDPGICGLIEVSRRGSLAHCYCSNCPCRVRCRTDRQGKLVWAKTRTARLYHQARRLQE, encoded by the exons ATGTATTGGAATTTATTATTGTGTTGGATGGATTGGGATGAAAACTACATGAATGTATGTACGAAAATTTCTATGGCTCTGTTCGTTGACATCATCCGTCTTCTTCCAAGACTTGGTCGAGCAAACTATGGCAACTCTGCAATTGGAGGAGAAGTTCTTACAGATTGCTTGATGAAAAGCTTGGAAAGCAAGG TTAACTGGAAACTGTGCTTATTTTGTAAAGCAAGAATTAGACACTGCCCTACTTACGAAAATGAAAACCCAGCCTACGGTGACCCTACCCTAGTCCTGCCGGCGGCCGCTACCCACCGTGACCCTGGCATTTGTGGTCTGATCGAGGTTAGTCGTCGAGGGTCCCTGGCACATTGCTATTGCTCCAATTGTCCTTGTCGTGTTCGTTGCCGCACCGATCGTCAAG GGAAGCTTGTCTGGGCAAAGACAAGGACAGCCCGTCTTTATCACCAAGCTAGAA GGTTACAGGAATAA